In Serratia sp. FDAARGOS_506, a genomic segment contains:
- a CDS encoding LysR substrate-binding domain-containing protein, translated as MPISLPSLDVLKTFVVVAQRLNFTHAARQLHLTQGAVSRQILGLEQRLGYPLFSRQARGLALTPQGAQLLAPVQQALGQLDEALTRAAAPPGALRIKCPTCAMRWVLPRVIRLQNERPDMHIELTASVSHGLDFSTEQFDAAVVFGRPPGKKLAAHLLFDEILTPVCTPTFLPPAPRLADLTDKTLLHPTRDRRDWLRWLKAAGADALPSGKAQHFDTLDLAMSAALQGFGIAIGDLCLLEEDIQARRVVTPFPLCVTSGAAYYLVYPERGAPPALAQLIDFLTAEAADSRARLQNYLPITCNAL; from the coding sequence ATGCCGATATCCCTGCCGTCGCTCGACGTGTTGAAAACCTTTGTGGTGGTGGCGCAACGCCTCAACTTTACCCACGCCGCTCGGCAGCTCCACCTGACGCAGGGGGCGGTCAGCCGGCAAATCCTCGGGCTGGAACAGCGCCTGGGCTATCCGCTGTTCAGCCGCCAGGCGCGCGGCCTGGCGCTGACGCCGCAGGGCGCGCAGCTGCTGGCACCGGTGCAGCAGGCGCTGGGGCAGCTGGACGAGGCCCTGACGCGGGCCGCCGCCCCGCCGGGGGCGCTGCGCATCAAATGCCCGACCTGCGCCATGCGCTGGGTGCTGCCGCGTGTGATTCGCCTGCAGAATGAACGGCCTGACATGCACATCGAGTTGACCGCCTCAGTGTCGCACGGCCTGGATTTCAGCACCGAGCAGTTTGATGCTGCGGTGGTGTTCGGCCGGCCGCCGGGAAAAAAACTGGCCGCGCACTTGCTGTTCGACGAAATCCTCACGCCGGTCTGCACGCCGACGTTCCTGCCGCCGGCGCCCCGGCTGGCGGATTTGACGGACAAAACCCTGCTGCACCCAACGCGCGATCGGCGCGACTGGCTGCGCTGGCTGAAGGCGGCGGGGGCCGATGCGTTGCCGTCCGGCAAGGCTCAGCATTTCGATACTCTCGATCTGGCGATGAGCGCCGCGCTGCAGGGGTTCGGCATCGCCATCGGCGATCTGTGCCTGCTGGAGGAGGATATTCAGGCGCGGCGCGTCGTCACGCCGTTCCCGCTCTGCGTCACCAGCGGCGCGGCCTATTATTTGGTCTATCCTGAACGCGGGGCGCCGCCGGCGTTGGCGCAGCTGATCGATTTTCTGACGGCGGAGGCTGCCGATAGCCGCGCCCGGCTGCAGAATTACCTGCCGATAACTTGTAATGCTTTGTAA